The region GGCCGTCGTCACAGGGAGCGGCGCCTCCTCGCAGGATCCGCTTGTCGTAAAGCTCACGGCCCTCGACAGCGACGGAGCTGAAAAATCGACCGGCCTGCCGCAGGATAATCTGACATCTTTCATAACGATCAACGGTTCAACCCCTATGACGCCGGGCACCTACGGCCAGATATATTCTGTGAATGTAGACGGGACTTCCTACCAGTGTTCGGGCGTCAGTTCCGCCGGCGGCACGATCGTCTCCGGAGCGATAATGGGCATAGGCGGAACGCAGTACACCGGCTGTGTCCGGATAGAGCCGTTTGACAGCTTCGAGGCGAATTACTACATCGACGAAGACTCGGTTTCAGTCCTCGTGGACGATCTGTTCGCCAACATACTTCCCGGCCCGCCCCTCTGTTTGGACAGCGATTGCGGCACCTTCGCCGAACCGGTGGACATGCCCAGGCTGTTGGCTGCCTACTCCTATTCGGCCATAAACTGGCCTTTGCCGATGGGGCTGCTGAGAGAATACGACCTCTTCCGCACCGGCTTCTTCGTGCATGAGACAAGGAGGGACGCATATGAGAACATGTTCAAGGAGCTCTTCACCCAGCGCAATCTGTGGCGCGACTACGAGGACGAGATAAACAGCTTCTCCGAGAATGACGTCGGGTTCGGCCAGCTGATCGACGCGATCACGGAGGCCATCAAGCTTGCGGAAGGAGCCACTGAGGCCGGCGATCTTCTCCTGCATTTCTCGCCGGCCATGGTAGACGTCATCAAGGAGAGCATCCTCAACTGGCCCAAGTACGCCAACAACAGGTACGTGCTGGACAGGGCCAGCGGTTTCTTGGCTGCGCTTCAGCTCGAGCTTGGCGCGGCGCTCGCGGTAGAGGAAGCGGCTTTCAAATGGACTCTGTATCAGGCACTGGCAGCCGGCATCTGCGAAGCGCAGATCGCGGCATTCGAGGAGAAGATCATCCCTGACGTCAAAGACCCGGCGTTGAAAGAGGCGTTTTACAACGTGAAGAGGGCACTGCTGGGCGCGGACCCCGGCACGCGCGAAGGTGGAATCCTCTACGACGACCTGGCGAGGCTGACCGCCGTCAGCGTGGACGCCGCATTTGAGATCGGAAGGCTCGGCTTCGAGTTCCTTGTGGACATCGCACTCACCGAAGGCCTTGTGGCGACCGGCATAGGCGCTGCGGCGGCGGCTGCATATGGGTTCCCACCCACGGCAATACCCGCGGTCCTGGCTACTGTCGTCCTGGCAGGGATGGAAGATCAGTTTGCATTCGATCTCGAGAGAAAGATCGTCATAGGCCAGGCGACCATGATGTACAACGAATACGAGGCATTCGATCTGTTCGAGGATGCATGCCCGTCGACGGAGGAGAGGAGCGTCGATCTGGCGGCTGCCCAGGTGATGCTGTACTCAGCCAGGCTTTATTTCTCCCTGCTTCACAACAGCTACGGGCGATGGCTTATATCGGGGCAGCTTCTGCTGGACGACATACCGGCCGCGATCATGGAGCTGCTCGGCTTCAGTTCGGAGGAGCACCTCTGGACAGATGCGAGGCGACTCGAGCTTGAGAGGCTCGGCGATGTCTACGGACCAAAGGCCGTGAGGGGCCTTGAACTCCTGATGACCTGCGGAGACGATTCGGAGGAAGGGGGAGATCCTGAGGACCCGCCCCCATGCACAGACGAGTGCGCCGCCGGACAGACGCAGTGTGCGGGAGGAAAGGTTTACACATGCATCGGCGGCCCCGAGGGATGCATGGTCTGGGACGCCGGCACCGCTTGCCCCACCGGCATCTGCGCGGCCGACGGGCTCACCTGCAGCGGCTGCACCTCCCACGACCATCAGGCCTGCTACTCGGACGACATCTACTGGTACGACAGCTGCAACATGCGGGAGGACATGCTGACCGACTGCGGCGTGGACCAGTGGACAGGGACGCCGTTCTGCCAGTCCAACGACGTGTATCAGAGCTACATCGACCGCGGGTGCCTGAGCGCCAGCTGCACTCAGAGCACCACTAATAAAAAGAAGGAGGAGTGCGACCTCGCGGGATGCCTCAACGGCGCGTGCTGCGAAAGCCACGCCAGCTACAAGTGCTACAGCGACGACGTCTACTGGTACAGCTCGTGCAACAACAGGGAGGACAAAAAACAAGAGTGCGGCACAGACGGCTACGTCGGCAGCCCCTATTGCCAGAGCGGCGACGTGTACCAGAGCTACGCAAACTACGGCTGTTCAGGCAGCTCCTGCACGAGCAGCACCACAGCAAAGCTCAAAACCGACTGCGGAACACTCAACTGCGATCCGGATACTGGCGCCTGCTGCATCAACCACTCCTACAAGCAGTGCTACGGAGGCGACGTGTATTGGTATACCTCATGCGACGCGAAGCAGGACATGTACAAGGACTGCCACGCGACCCAGACGTGCTCGAACGCCACGTGCGTGTGCCCCTCGTCCACGCCCTGGACAAGCAATTCGCTCAGCGCTGTCAAGGTTACCGGCGGCATACAGCTCACGTGGACCGCGGCGCCCTCCTCATGGATCCACCACTACGAACCCGCGCGCGCGCCAGGCTCCACCACGCCGCCGCCGGGATGGGCGATCGGGTCGACCACCGGAACCTCATTCAAGGACACAAGCGGGACACCGGGACAGACCTACAACTACATAGTCTACGGGTACGACGCCTGCGGGGTGAACAGGAACACGAGCCAGATAGTAAACATCACATATTAATAAACCGCTTTTCTTGCGTACAAAAAAGGGCCGCGGAAAACCGCGGCCCTTTTTCGCAGCCAGAAAATTTCCTACTGCTCGCAGCCCTTGCAGTCCGAGGCCACTTCGCAGTTCTCGGCGACCTGCCCATCGATCGTCACCACGGCGGTGCCGTCGCAGCCGATCGTCGGGCTGGGCTCGATCGAACCAGTGGCAGTCCACGTGACCGCGTCAAGATCGGCCGTGCCGGCCGCGTCTCCTGTGAGCGTGACCGTCCCGCTCAGCGTGCCGCTGCCGTTGATCGTGGCTCCCGTCGCCTCAGAGCCGGTGATCGTGCCCGTGACGTTGGTGCTCGCGGTGCCGTTGAGGACCTCGTTGTAGGTCGTCCCTTCAATCGTGACGGTCTTCGCGCAATCGTTGAACACGACCTGGACCGGGGCGTCCGTTATGGTGCATGTAATGCTCGTAGCTCCTTCGACGCAATTTGCGTTGACCGTACCTGATGGCGTGTAGGTGCCGCTTCCATCGCAGGAAACCGGAGTGTTGTCGATCGGGAATGCTTCCTTGACCACCTGCGCTCCGTTGCCCGGATTCAGCGCCGCCAGCACCGCCTCGCCGCCCGCCGAGATCGTGGCTTCGATCGCCGCCTCGGCCGCGGCCTTCGTCGCCGTCGTGGTCGGCGTCCCGCCGCCGCCGCTGCCTCCGCACGCCGCAAGCAGCGCCAGCGCCATAACTGCAACAGCGATTCTCTTCATATAAGCCTCCTTTGGTTTTCCGGCATGTTATACATTTTTTGCGCCATGGCAAGGGCTACTATGAAGCCCTTCAGAGAGCGACCGAGCGGCCCCTCTCCACCATCATGGCGTGGAATATCTTCACCGCCTCCGAGAGGACGATTCCCTTTTTCATGATTATGGACAGGGTGCGGCGGACGGGGTCGCCGGCGATCCTGACGCTCGCGCACTTGCGGAAGAGGAGCTGCTCCCTGATGGATTCGCGCGGCAGGAGCGCGACCCCCAGGTCCGCCTCCGCGAGCCTCGCGGCGGCGCTGTGGTTGTAGACGTCGACGGTGTCGCCGATCCTCACCCCGTGCGCCTTGAAGACCCCTTCGATGATGACCCTGGTGCGCCGCCGCCTGGGGCTGATGATCAGGGGCAGCCCCGCGAGCTCCTCCAGCTGGACGAACCTGCGCCTTGCCAGGCGATGGCTTGCGGCGACCAGGACGTCCAGGCTGTCCGTGTAGAGGACCTCCTCCATAAGCCGGGGGTTGCGCCTGGATGTGCCGGTCACGACGCCGAGATCATAGGCGCCGGAGAGGACCCCCTCCTCGATCTCCGTGGAGCTGTCCACGTCCAGCGAGATGTGGACGCCCGGATACCTCTTGCGGAACTCGACGAGCGAGGGCGGGGTGATGATGAGCGTCGCCGCGTCTGTGAGGCCGAGCTTGAGCTCGCCCACCGGGCTCGACGACCCGTAATTGA is a window of Pseudomonadota bacterium DNA encoding:
- a CDS encoding LysR family transcriptional regulator — protein: MELVDLKVFASVVENQTTTRAAKALGMTQPGVSKHLARLENGLGGQLFQRRGKYLALNDFGRFYYERVKKLLSDVRELSSLNYGSSSPVGELKLGLTDAATLIITPPSLVEFRKRYPGVHISLDVDSSTEIEEGVLSGAYDLGVVTGTSRRNPRLMEEVLYTDSLDVLVAASHRLARRRFVQLEELAGLPLIISPRRRRTRVIIEGVFKAHGVRIGDTVDVYNHSAAARLAEADLGVALLPRESIREQLLFRKCASVRIAGDPVRRTLSIIMKKGIVLSEAVKIFHAMMVERGRSVAL